One part of the Mariniblastus fucicola genome encodes these proteins:
- a CDS encoding FmdB family zinc ribbon protein, giving the protein MPIYEYQCRKCESEFEFLIEGDAKASCPKCESSKVERQLSIIAAPKAGSGSQTCGPPVPGGGCALPQCGSGGGG; this is encoded by the coding sequence ATGCCAATATACGAGTATCAATGCCGAAAGTGCGAATCGGAATTCGAGTTTCTGATTGAAGGCGACGCGAAAGCCAGTTGCCCAAAATGCGAGAGCAGTAAAGTCGAGCGCCAGCTGAGCATTATCGCTGCTCCGAAAGCCGGATCGGGGTCGCAAACTTGCGGACCGCCAGTTCCCGGAGGCGGATGTGCTCTGCCGCAATGCGGTTCCGGCGGCGGTGGCTGA
- a CDS encoding C40 family peptidase: protein MKQIIITEHELSGARLTIPFTALGKLGPKHHAIVVGVHRVTGQLLVAELSRKFGHRVVPMEQWFTDNSKYLALLTVAPNAGTRSNAEVAQSAIAEVAEKLADDGKPGYDLIFNNCETFAERHSQGELVKAKLSPQVRKVLRTAGVVIATGAVILGKRIR from the coding sequence ATGAAACAGATCATCATCACCGAACACGAACTCTCCGGAGCCCGTCTTACGATCCCGTTCACCGCGTTGGGAAAACTGGGGCCGAAACATCACGCGATCGTAGTCGGAGTCCATCGAGTTACCGGGCAACTGTTGGTTGCCGAGCTATCACGAAAGTTTGGTCATCGCGTCGTGCCGATGGAACAGTGGTTCACGGACAATAGCAAGTATCTGGCTCTTTTGACGGTCGCGCCAAACGCCGGGACTCGGTCGAACGCCGAAGTTGCCCAGAGCGCGATCGCAGAAGTCGCTGAAAAACTCGCGGACGACGGAAAACCGGGTTATGACCTGATCTTTAACAACTGCGAGACTTTCGCCGAAAGGCACTCACAGGGCGAATTGGTCAAAGCAAAACTCAGTCCGCAAGTCAGAAAGGTTCTGCGAACCGCTGGCGTTGTGATCGCAACCGGAGCGGTGATTCTGGGCAAACGAATCCGATAA
- a CDS encoding isoaspartyl peptidase/L-asparaginase family protein — protein sequence MMTRTLAAAFLILGLFACNVHGQEPAKTANHEPTEQWAIAIHGGAGSLDRDMPEEKKAAFKKALANALNVGKKILAEGGTSLDAVQATVIELENCELFNAGRGAVFNRVGMHELDASIMDGSTLKCGAVAMVKNTRSPISAARLVMENTPHVLLCGPEADQFAKENGCEMVHQHHFYTPRRFAMLNKKRIKIGLKPLDTPGYELPESGASSSSASSNGHDDGSLNAEASESLQTRESGGSTVGCVALDQHGNLAAATSTGGLTAKLGGRVGDSPIIGAGTYANDTVAVSGTGIGEQYIRHSIAARVAMLMEIGNLEIDSALEHCLTKVLDPEDGGLIAVDRSGKISLQSSTDSMARGAADSSGRFETKLWMDED from the coding sequence ATGATGACGCGTACGCTTGCCGCCGCATTTCTGATCCTTGGTCTTTTCGCCTGTAACGTTCACGGCCAGGAGCCTGCGAAAACGGCGAATCACGAACCGACTGAACAATGGGCAATTGCGATTCATGGCGGCGCGGGAAGTCTCGACCGGGATATGCCCGAGGAAAAGAAAGCTGCATTCAAGAAAGCACTGGCGAATGCTCTGAACGTCGGCAAAAAGATTCTGGCCGAAGGCGGCACTTCCCTGGACGCGGTTCAGGCGACCGTGATCGAATTGGAAAATTGCGAACTGTTTAACGCGGGTAGAGGAGCCGTCTTCAATCGTGTCGGCATGCATGAACTCGACGCCTCGATCATGGACGGTTCAACGTTAAAGTGTGGCGCGGTCGCGATGGTCAAGAACACTCGCAGTCCGATTTCGGCGGCCAGACTGGTGATGGAAAACACTCCACATGTACTGCTCTGTGGACCGGAGGCCGATCAATTCGCCAAAGAAAACGGTTGCGAAATGGTACACCAACATCATTTTTACACGCCACGGCGGTTCGCGATGCTCAACAAGAAACGAATCAAGATCGGCTTGAAGCCATTGGACACGCCAGGCTATGAACTTCCTGAATCAGGCGCTTCGTCGTCAAGCGCTTCGTCGAACGGCCATGATGACGGGAGCCTGAATGCCGAAGCTTCCGAGTCTTTGCAAACCAGGGAATCAGGCGGCAGCACCGTCGGCTGCGTCGCTCTGGACCAACACGGCAATCTCGCTGCGGCAACCAGTACTGGAGGCCTGACTGCGAAGCTTGGTGGACGCGTTGGAGATTCTCCAATCATCGGAGCTGGAACTTATGCCAACGACACCGTTGCCGTTAGCGGAACCGGAATCGGCGAGCAATACATTCGGCACAGCATTGCCGCACGGGTCGCGATGCTCATGGAGATCGGGAACCTCGAAATCGATTCGGCGCTGGAGCACTGTCTGACCAAAGTCCTTGATCCTGAGGACGGCGGATTGATCGCGGTCGATCGCAGCGGCAAAATTTCTTTGCAATCTTCGACGGACTCGATGGCTCGTGGTGCCGCAGATTCGTCCGGACGTTTCGAAACAAAGCTCTGGATGGACGAAGATTAA
- a CDS encoding VOC family protein, with protein MSRTIIGAAEIVLSVSDLPKMREFYVSVLGFPIHGEACSTGEGVVDADSNSDSGFEATITFLTISETDTPLGRNGHPQILALIDYRRHFLAKGRFDGHDVRRSTLNHLAFEILPGDYDSEFERLSELGLNPTKTVFANLNAKAIFFKDPEGNVLELICHDADGLQQPD; from the coding sequence ATGAGCCGTACGATCATTGGTGCCGCGGAAATTGTGCTGAGCGTCAGCGACCTGCCGAAGATGCGAGAGTTCTACGTCAGCGTGCTGGGATTTCCGATTCACGGCGAGGCGTGCTCGACTGGTGAAGGCGTGGTCGACGCTGATTCCAATTCTGATTCCGGTTTCGAAGCCACGATAACGTTTCTGACAATCTCGGAAACGGATACACCGTTGGGAAGAAATGGGCATCCGCAGATACTCGCGTTGATTGACTATCGGCGGCACTTTCTGGCCAAAGGACGTTTTGACGGGCACGACGTGAGACGGTCGACGCTAAACCATCTGGCTTTCGAAATCTTGCCTGGCGACTACGATTCAGAGTTTGAGCGATTGAGTGAGCTTGGCTTGAATCCGACCAAAACAGTTTTCGCAAACCTCAACGCCAAAGCGATCTTCTTCAAGGACCCGGAAGGCAATGTTTTGGAACTGATCTGCCATGATGCTGACGGTTTGCAGCAGCCGGATTAA
- a CDS encoding MFS transporter, translated as MSTATSISESEQRPSQLMFWGCWIALITTAFAFISRSFMINTASMWPADFGIDKVQAQELFGAGIWPFAISIILFSLIIDKIGYRIAMVFSFVCYAAYAALALMAYSTVKADGLSGEELLAAQKSGLNLLTIGSIILGLGNGTVEAFINPVVATMYSKEKTKWLNILHAGWPGGLVLGGLITLGLGSYAEADWRLLIYIIAIPAVIYLVMLIGAKFPVSERVAGGATYKEMLAEFGVIGAAIAAFMIFREIGNVFALNDYVVYGLILAAVVAYGIYCQSLGRPLMIFLCLIMMPLATTELGTDGAIGGLMEKPMEALGGNALWVLIYTSLIMMILRFFAGPVIKALTPLGLLAACSALAIVGLYSLSMTTTALAIFAAATLYGVAKTYFWPTMLGVVAEQFPKGGALTLNAIAGIGMLTVGIIGGPMIGKMQEDSAIAALNEQHSAVVSKVEKENTWFLGEYKAVDANSVSELENSEEVQQTIDAAKQGALAKMCVFPFIMLVCYLILIGYFKSKGGYKPATLDGKPAAH; from the coding sequence ATGAGCACCGCCACCTCCATTTCAGAGAGCGAACAACGTCCAAGCCAGTTGATGTTTTGGGGCTGTTGGATCGCACTGATCACGACCGCCTTCGCGTTCATTTCACGATCATTTATGATCAACACGGCCTCCATGTGGCCCGCCGACTTTGGCATCGACAAAGTTCAGGCTCAGGAACTTTTTGGAGCCGGCATCTGGCCGTTTGCGATCAGCATCATTCTCTTCAGTCTGATCATTGACAAAATCGGCTATCGCATCGCGATGGTTTTCAGCTTTGTTTGCTACGCCGCTTATGCCGCCTTGGCACTGATGGCTTACAGCACAGTAAAAGCCGACGGGCTTTCGGGTGAAGAACTTCTCGCCGCACAGAAAAGTGGCCTGAATCTTCTCACCATCGGTTCGATCATCCTCGGTTTGGGCAATGGAACTGTGGAAGCCTTTATCAACCCGGTGGTCGCCACGATGTACTCGAAAGAGAAAACGAAATGGCTGAACATCCTTCACGCGGGTTGGCCTGGCGGACTCGTCCTTGGTGGTTTGATCACGCTTGGACTGGGCAGCTACGCCGAAGCCGACTGGCGTCTGTTGATCTACATTATCGCCATCCCGGCAGTTATTTACCTGGTCATGCTGATCGGAGCCAAGTTTCCTGTCAGCGAACGTGTTGCCGGCGGTGCAACTTACAAGGAAATGCTTGCTGAGTTCGGAGTCATTGGCGCGGCCATCGCTGCCTTCATGATCTTCCGCGAGATCGGAAACGTATTCGCTCTCAATGACTACGTCGTGTACGGTCTGATTCTCGCCGCGGTTGTCGCATACGGAATTTACTGTCAGTCACTTGGCCGTCCGTTGATGATCTTCCTTTGCCTGATCATGATGCCACTGGCAACAACGGAATTGGGAACAGACGGTGCAATTGGCGGTCTGATGGAGAAGCCTATGGAAGCCCTCGGCGGCAACGCTTTGTGGGTTCTGATTTACACTTCTTTGATCATGATGATTTTGCGATTCTTTGCTGGTCCCGTCATTAAAGCACTCACCCCGCTCGGGTTGCTCGCCGCGTGTTCTGCATTGGCGATCGTCGGACTTTACTCGCTCTCGATGACAACAACAGCACTGGCAATTTTTGCCGCGGCGACTTTGTACGGTGTTGCCAAGACCTACTTTTGGCCAACGATGCTGGGCGTGGTTGCCGAGCAGTTCCCGAAAGGCGGAGCATTGACGCTGAACGCCATCGCTGGAATCGGCATGCTGACCGTTGGTATTATCGGCGGTCCCATGATCGGAAAAATGCAGGAAGATTCGGCGATCGCCGCTTTGAACGAGCAGCATTCGGCGGTTGTCAGCAAGGTAGAAAAGGAAAACACATGGTTCCTTGGAGAGTACAAGGCCGTCGATGCGAACAGCGTTAGCGAACTTGAGAACTCGGAAGAAGTTCAGCAAACCATTGACGCGGCCAAGCAAGGTGCACTCGCCAAAATGTGCGTGTTCCCATTCATCATGTTGGTCTGCTACCTGATCCTGATCGGATACTTCAAATCAAAGGGCGGCTATAAACCAGCAACTCTCGATGGAAAACCGGCGGCTCACTAG
- the tilS gene encoding tRNA lysidine(34) synthetase TilS produces the protein MTDNHRTRMIEQIQIAWPCERWLQFNVLVAVSGGADSVALLRALHAIGLANAPSPGSLVVAHFNHGLRGAESDGDADFVRQLTDQLGLKFCCGHADPDCGASGESELRNQRYEFLVRTARKTNCRYIATAHHRDDQVETVLFRLFRGTGVRGLAGIPPFRVVDESLTIVRPMLEVSRDELEQALRSWNQPWRTDATNQNSEYSRNFIRNDVFPMLRERFGSVDDSVVRLANQAAEQHAFLVDQTLGLFKAVTLHADSAEIDCQQLERCPAVLLRELFMQIFRHQSWPISQLGFRELDRLAQLVLDQSNVPLFQLPGAIGCEKVDGTIRLSQ, from the coding sequence ATGACAGACAATCACAGGACTCGAATGATTGAACAGATTCAGATCGCCTGGCCATGTGAGCGATGGCTTCAGTTCAACGTGCTCGTTGCAGTTTCTGGCGGAGCGGACAGTGTGGCATTGTTGAGAGCACTGCATGCAATCGGATTGGCAAACGCCCCCAGCCCTGGTTCGCTGGTCGTGGCCCATTTTAATCACGGCCTGCGCGGGGCGGAATCTGATGGTGACGCTGATTTCGTAAGGCAGCTTACCGATCAGCTGGGTTTGAAGTTTTGCTGCGGGCATGCGGACCCTGATTGCGGTGCGAGCGGAGAAAGTGAACTGAGGAATCAGCGCTACGAGTTTTTGGTCCGAACGGCGCGCAAGACCAACTGTCGCTACATTGCGACGGCTCACCATCGCGACGATCAAGTCGAAACTGTGTTGTTTCGGCTCTTTCGCGGCACCGGAGTTAGGGGCCTGGCTGGGATCCCACCCTTTCGAGTTGTCGATGAATCTCTCACGATCGTGCGGCCGATGTTGGAAGTTAGCAGAGACGAACTTGAGCAGGCGCTGCGATCGTGGAATCAGCCGTGGCGAACGGACGCCACGAATCAGAATTCTGAGTACAGTCGAAACTTCATTCGCAACGACGTTTTTCCGATGCTACGCGAGCGTTTCGGATCGGTCGATGATTCGGTAGTGCGATTAGCGAATCAGGCCGCCGAACAGCATGCTTTCCTGGTCGATCAGACCTTGGGGCTGTTCAAGGCCGTGACGCTCCACGCGGACAGTGCGGAGATCGATTGCCAGCAGCTAGAGCGGTGCCCTGCGGTTCTGCTTCGAGAACTGTTCATGCAAATCTTCCGCCATCAATCATGGCCGATTTCACAGCTTGGCTTTCGCGAGCTCGATCGATTGGCACAACTGGTTTTGGACCAATCGAATGTGCCGCTGTTCCAGCTCCCGGGAGCGATTGGCTGTGAGAAAGTTGACGGCACAATTCGACTGAGCCAATAA